The following proteins come from a genomic window of Kitasatospora cathayae:
- a CDS encoding IS481 family transposase, with the protein MPHRNAPLTETGRLRLARCVVDDGWPLRRAAERFQVSPTTAKRWADRYRALGEAGMSDLSSRPHRSPRRTPSRTERRIIKVRVLRRWGPARIAYLLRLNPATVHRVLTRYRLARLAHLDRATARPVRRYERAAPGELVHVDIKKLGNIPDGGGHKVLGREAGRKTRSGAGYSYLHNAVDDHSRLAYSEILPDERKETATAFWARASEFFARAGITVQRVLTDNGSCYRSRTWRDALAAEGITHKRTRPYRPQTNGKVERFNRTLLDEWAYARPYRTEQERRDAYPAWLHTYNHHRGHTALAGKPPASRVPNLTSQNN; encoded by the coding sequence CCGGACGCCTGCGCCTGGCCCGCTGCGTGGTCGACGACGGCTGGCCGTTGCGGCGGGCCGCCGAGCGCTTCCAGGTCTCACCCACCACGGCCAAGCGCTGGGCGGACCGCTACCGGGCGCTGGGCGAGGCCGGTATGAGCGACCTCTCCAGCCGCCCGCACCGCAGCCCCCGGCGGACCCCGTCGCGCACCGAGCGGCGGATCATCAAGGTCCGCGTCCTGCGCCGCTGGGGCCCGGCCCGCATCGCCTACCTGCTGCGGCTCAACCCAGCGACCGTGCACCGCGTGCTGACCCGCTACCGGCTCGCCCGCCTGGCCCATCTGGACCGCGCGACCGCCCGCCCGGTGCGGCGCTACGAACGCGCCGCACCGGGCGAGTTGGTCCACGTCGACATCAAGAAGCTCGGCAACATCCCCGACGGCGGCGGCCACAAGGTCCTGGGCCGTGAGGCCGGCCGCAAGACCCGTTCCGGCGCGGGCTACAGCTACCTCCACAACGCCGTGGACGACCACTCCCGCCTGGCCTACAGCGAGATCCTGCCCGACGAGCGCAAGGAGACCGCCACCGCCTTCTGGGCCCGGGCAAGCGAGTTCTTCGCCCGGGCCGGGATCACCGTCCAGCGCGTGCTGACCGACAACGGCTCCTGCTACCGCTCCCGGACCTGGCGCGATGCCCTCGCGGCCGAAGGCATCACGCACAAGCGAACCCGGCCCTACCGGCCCCAGACCAACGGCAAGGTCGAACGCTTCAACCGCACCCTGCTCGACGAATGGGCCTACGCCAGGCCCTACCGCACCGAACAGGAACGCCGCGACGCCTACCCCGCCTGGCTCCACACCTACAATCACCACCGCGGACACACAGCACTCGCAGGCAAGCCACCCGCCAGCCGCGTCCCCAACCTCACGAGTCAGAACAACTAG
- a CDS encoding VC0807 family protein yields the protein MIALGLVLSALTGDPRALLVREAWTGMLGGLIGVWLLASVLYGRPALMVIFRSFVLVKAGEDGLRAWEGRWGEGAGFRHSLRVLTAVWGVASLLNAFAQLAFAYLQPTDRLAAALATRTTATSTTDFLTTALPPRPDHRPIEEETPMTASRPASWPSPLEPALTRRIYAVRRREAARPAVRAVFEALADATAAEVPS from the coding sequence ATGATCGCTCTCGGGCTGGTGCTCTCCGCGCTCACCGGCGACCCGCGCGCACTGCTGGTCCGCGAGGCGTGGACGGGGATGCTCGGCGGCCTGATCGGGGTCTGGCTGCTGGCCTCGGTGCTCTACGGGCGGCCTGCGCTGATGGTGATCTTCCGCTCGTTCGTCCTGGTCAAGGCGGGTGAGGACGGCCTGCGGGCGTGGGAGGGGCGCTGGGGCGAGGGCGCCGGCTTCCGGCACAGTCTGCGGGTGCTCACGGCCGTCTGGGGTGTCGCGAGCCTGCTGAACGCGTTCGCTCAGCTCGCCTTCGCCTACCTGCAGCCGACCGACCGGCTCGCCGCCGCACTGGCCACCCGCACCACCGCAACCTCCACCACCGACTTCCTCACCACCGCCCTCCCTCCACGCCCTGACCATCGGCCCATCGAGGAGGAAACCCCGATGACCGCCTCCCGCCCGGCGTCGTGGCCCTCCCCCCTCGAGCCCGCCCTCACCCGGCGCATCTACGCGGTACGGCGGCGGGAGGCCGCCCGCCCCGCCGTCCGGGCGGTCTTCGAGGCGCTGGCCGATGCCACCGCCGCCGAAGTACCGTCCTGA
- a CDS encoding variant leucine-rich repeat-containing protein, with product MEEQRPCNTVFTPGCERMLQAPAWYHADEWIVDYGRRTGPRLREDLPERLLRTLAASPASDVRVAVLAHPGTPSDLVDQMLDDPVSDVRRSAVGRTSDIAALRSAARDEWQIRAAVASNPSTPADLLEELARDPDQQVRVFVILNPAVPPKLVNAAALSRQDHVRWWALYRTTNRKLMRAAAMSASTENRSWLAGNPNLPLDVLTALAEDPSRGVRRKVAANPACPPELRQRLEAALDPGHAAFAADRQD from the coding sequence ATGGAAGAACAGCGGCCCTGCAACACCGTCTTCACACCAGGCTGCGAACGGATGCTCCAGGCCCCCGCGTGGTACCACGCGGACGAGTGGATCGTTGACTACGGCCGGCGAACCGGGCCGCGTCTCCGGGAGGACCTGCCGGAACGCCTTCTGCGCACCCTGGCGGCCAGCCCGGCCTCCGACGTCCGCGTCGCGGTGCTCGCCCATCCCGGTACACCCTCCGATTTGGTGGACCAGATGCTCGACGATCCGGTCTCGGACGTGCGGCGCAGTGCCGTCGGCCGGACCAGCGACATAGCGGCCCTGCGGTCGGCGGCTCGCGACGAGTGGCAGATCCGCGCCGCCGTGGCCTCGAACCCCAGTACGCCCGCCGACCTTCTGGAGGAGCTCGCACGCGACCCGGACCAGCAGGTGCGGGTCTTTGTCATCCTCAACCCGGCAGTGCCACCCAAGCTGGTCAACGCCGCGGCGCTCAGTAGGCAGGACCACGTCCGCTGGTGGGCCCTGTACCGGACGACCAACCGGAAGCTGATGCGGGCTGCGGCCATGTCCGCCTCCACAGAGAACCGGAGCTGGCTGGCCGGCAACCCGAACCTCCCGCTCGATGTGCTCACGGCGCTCGCCGAAGACCCATCGCGCGGGGTCCGCCGCAAAGTGGCCGCCAACCCCGCCTGCCCACCAGAACTCCGGCAGCGACTTGAGGCCGCCCTCGATCCAGGCCACGCCGCCTTCGCCGCCGACCGGCAGGATTGA
- a CDS encoding AAA family ATPase, which produces MKAATTQRTPREEQILAHAEAAPLRLRNLFTLDDWNWYVREKVEQPNLDTFATNNARLIYNSHLRLVAHPEFDRALLRASLTFRGNEHRTEGPLDTVIDGPAGTGKTFLLRAIGREYQAWVEGKEAGRIPVVHITVPHDTDGKVNWVWEIACFLGLNPPPKDDRALLDLKRLPDLTHPVTHVLARARTRMLLIDDIQRTTPDQLGPALHYFDYLRSRHGVATIFCGTGAADIVQAARVRVDNHRDADTNLRERVKTQRAKAGLPEPDPSKQEPVRSELSVTWLDPIHCHEADQKTSLKVLKGFEDNLCLHNLSEHALTQHAAYLHKRTGGYLKHLSHLICQAAVDAMREGDENITLERLTTIRVGHNDDA; this is translated from the coding sequence ATGAAGGCCGCCACCACACAACGCACCCCGCGCGAAGAGCAGATCCTGGCCCACGCCGAGGCCGCACCGCTGCGACTGCGGAACCTGTTCACCCTCGACGACTGGAACTGGTACGTGCGCGAGAAGGTGGAGCAGCCGAACCTCGACACCTTCGCCACCAACAACGCCCGCCTGATCTACAACAGCCACCTGCGACTCGTCGCCCACCCCGAATTCGACCGAGCCCTGCTCCGAGCGTCCCTGACTTTCCGCGGCAACGAACACAGAACCGAGGGTCCGCTCGACACGGTGATCGACGGCCCCGCGGGAACCGGCAAGACCTTCCTCCTACGGGCGATCGGACGTGAGTACCAGGCCTGGGTGGAGGGGAAGGAAGCGGGCCGGATCCCGGTCGTGCACATCACCGTGCCTCACGACACCGACGGCAAGGTCAACTGGGTCTGGGAGATCGCCTGCTTCCTCGGCCTCAACCCGCCGCCCAAGGACGACCGGGCGCTCCTCGACCTGAAGCGCCTACCGGACCTGACCCACCCGGTCACCCACGTCCTGGCACGTGCCCGGACCCGCATGCTCCTCATCGACGACATCCAGCGCACCACCCCGGACCAACTCGGGCCGGCACTGCACTACTTCGACTACCTTCGCAGCCGCCACGGGGTGGCGACCATCTTCTGCGGCACCGGCGCGGCCGACATCGTCCAGGCCGCCCGCGTCCGGGTCGACAACCACAGGGACGCCGATACCAACCTGCGGGAACGCGTCAAGACGCAGCGGGCCAAGGCCGGCCTGCCAGAGCCGGATCCGTCGAAGCAGGAGCCGGTCCGCAGCGAGCTGTCGGTGACGTGGCTGGACCCGATCCACTGCCACGAAGCCGACCAGAAGACCTCGCTGAAGGTCCTCAAAGGGTTCGAGGACAACTTGTGCCTGCACAACCTCAGCGAGCACGCCCTCACCCAGCACGCGGCCTACCTCCACAAGCGAACCGGCGGCTACCTCAAACACCTGTCCCATCTCATCTGCCAGGCCGCCGTCGACGCCATGCGGGAGGGCGACGAGAACATCACCCTCGAACGCCTCACCACCATCCGCGTCGGACACAACGACGACGCCTGA